The proteins below come from a single bacterium genomic window:
- a CDS encoding nuclear transport factor 2 family protein: MKLFSERCILLCVFGLGNYLWAQEPDSSSALKSMIEAERAFARMAVTHGVRDAFVENLSDDAIIFRPGPVKGRPVWQERKPLALMIRWEPEYVDIAASGDFGYSTGPAEYLSVKPLAPAIGYGYFISIWTKQADGKWKVALDIGTEAPKLENTDIKIHFPFGADVKKIFSQTNTETEKTSLIGFDEKCNKTYTKNKTVEAFLKNVAPEARFYREGKFPVSEIDSIKLLLSKMADIFWKPIDGAVAASGDMAYTYGSYKIQSEEKPEEGYYFRTWKRDNTEQWKIVIDVLSPVPPQK; the protein is encoded by the coding sequence ATGAAACTGTTTTCAGAACGGTGCATTTTGTTATGTGTATTCGGCTTAGGTAATTATTTATGGGCTCAAGAGCCTGACAGTTCGTCTGCGCTCAAATCAATGATTGAAGCGGAACGGGCATTTGCACGCATGGCTGTAACGCATGGTGTGCGCGATGCTTTTGTGGAAAATCTGTCGGATGACGCAATTATTTTTCGTCCGGGGCCGGTCAAAGGAAGGCCGGTGTGGCAGGAACGAAAACCTCTTGCGCTGATGATACGATGGGAACCGGAATACGTGGATATTGCGGCATCAGGAGATTTTGGGTATTCGACAGGACCTGCGGAATACCTTAGCGTCAAACCGCTTGCACCTGCAATAGGTTACGGTTATTTCATTTCTATCTGGACCAAACAAGCGGATGGGAAATGGAAAGTAGCATTGGACATCGGAACGGAGGCGCCTAAATTGGAGAATACAGATATTAAAATTCATTTTCCTTTTGGCGCGGATGTGAAGAAAATATTTTCTCAAACCAATACGGAAACTGAAAAGACATCGCTTATTGGATTTGATGAAAAATGTAATAAGACTTACACGAAAAATAAAACGGTTGAAGCTTTCCTAAAAAATGTTGCGCCTGAAGCTCGTTTTTATCGTGAGGGAAAATTTCCTGTGTCGGAGATTGATTCGATTAAATTACTTTTGTCAAAAATGGCGGACATTTTCTGGAAACCGATCGATGGCGCCGTAGCAGCTTCCGGCGATATGGCATACACTTACGGTTCGTATAAGATACAAAGTGAAGAAAAACCAGAAGAAGGATATTATTTTCGTACTTGGAAAAGAGATAACACGGAACAATGGAAGATTGTTATCGATGTTTTATCCCCGGTACCGCCTCAAAAGTAA
- a CDS encoding sigma-54-dependent Fis family transcriptional regulator, with product MNENEIIVIEDNASMRLGMVESLRRDGFNVFEFESGADALEFFHKHPVELVITDLKMEPMDGTEILKKIKEIQPSASVMVVSAFGTVNTAVEAMQLGAADFMTKPFSSEELRVRVRRIMEKNQQEKILVRLKEENTLLQDEIFKNYGEIVGHSESIKKVFEWIDRVAHENSTVLIEGESGTGKELVARALHIKSNRRDKPFVKVNCGALSDTLLESELFGHEKGAFTGAIRRKKGRFELADGGTIFLDEIGDVSGAMQVKLLRVLQEREFERVGGEETLSVDVRIISATHRVLSKLIHEEKFREDLYYRLRVIPITLPPLRERKEDIPVLAEHFLKKFADNKNEKPKVINPAGMNLLSQYSWPGNIRELQNLLERLCVISESLQIDNTLIAQHLSGTMKNFTPGFDHLPLGEALENFEKNLIVHALKKSDYVKNRAAKLLGIRTSSLYYKMEKFGLL from the coding sequence ATGAATGAAAATGAGATTATAGTTATTGAGGATAATGCCTCGATGCGTTTAGGGATGGTGGAAAGCCTCCGTCGCGACGGATTTAACGTGTTTGAATTTGAATCCGGGGCTGATGCGTTGGAGTTTTTTCATAAGCACCCGGTTGAACTCGTCATCACGGACTTGAAAATGGAGCCTATGGACGGAACAGAGATTCTCAAAAAAATAAAAGAGATTCAACCGTCGGCATCGGTGATGGTCGTATCCGCATTTGGGACTGTCAATACGGCGGTCGAAGCAATGCAACTCGGCGCCGCAGATTTTATGACGAAACCGTTTTCATCGGAAGAACTTCGGGTTCGCGTTCGCCGTATCATGGAAAAAAATCAGCAGGAAAAAATTTTAGTGCGCCTGAAAGAAGAGAATACTTTACTACAGGATGAAATATTCAAGAATTACGGAGAGATCGTCGGGCATTCGGAATCGATAAAAAAAGTATTCGAATGGATCGATCGTGTTGCGCATGAAAACAGTACGGTGTTGATCGAAGGCGAAAGCGGAACCGGAAAAGAACTGGTGGCGCGCGCATTGCACATCAAGAGTAACCGAAGGGATAAACCGTTTGTGAAAGTCAATTGCGGCGCGCTGAGCGATACCTTGCTGGAGAGTGAATTGTTTGGACATGAAAAAGGCGCTTTTACCGGCGCGATTCGCAGGAAAAAAGGCCGGTTTGAATTGGCCGATGGCGGCACGATATTTCTTGATGAGATCGGCGATGTATCAGGAGCGATGCAGGTAAAACTATTACGCGTTTTGCAGGAAAGAGAGTTTGAAAGAGTGGGCGGTGAGGAAACATTATCGGTCGATGTTCGAATTATTTCCGCGACCCACCGCGTTTTGTCCAAGCTCATTCATGAAGAAAAGTTCAGGGAAGATCTTTATTACCGATTGAGGGTCATTCCGATCACGCTGCCGCCCTTGCGGGAACGTAAAGAAGATATCCCGGTTTTGGCCGAGCATTTTTTGAAAAAATTTGCTGATAATAAAAATGAAAAACCTAAAGTTATTAATCCGGCGGGTATGAATCTGCTCTCACAGTATAGCTGGCCTGGGAATATCCGCGAACTGCAAAACCTGCTTGAGCGGTTATGCGTAATTTCGGAATCTTTGCAAATTGATAATACGCTTATAGCTCAGCACCTTAGCGGAACGATGAAAAATTTTACGCCCGGCTTTGATCATCTTCCGTTAGGCGAAGCCCTTGAAAATTTTGAAAAGAATCTCATTGTTCATGCGCTGAAAAAAAGTGATTATGTGAAGAATCGGGCGGCCAAACTGCTGGGTATACGAACGAGTTCGTTATATTATAAGATGGAGAAATTTGGATTATTATGA
- a CDS encoding insulinase family protein, with product MWLDKGVSEAELKAKKTTITGVYKVALSTTGGMAAQLLSIAQRNIKIDFLDQYPDKINALTLDEVNGAIKKCIDPDNLHIIAAGSVDANLEKMKP from the coding sequence ATGTGGCTTGATAAAGGTGTGAGTGAAGCGGAACTTAAAGCAAAGAAGACGACGATCACGGGAGTGTACAAAGTTGCGTTGTCGACAACCGGCGGTATGGCGGCACAACTTTTATCGATTGCCCAAAGAAACATTAAGATAGATTTCCTCGATCAGTATCCCGATAAAATCAACGCGCTCACGCTGGATGAAGTAAATGGCGCCATTAAGAAATGCATCGATCCGGACAACCTGCATATTATCGCAGCTGGAAGTGTAGATGCGAATCTGGAAAAGATGAAACCGTGA
- a CDS encoding HAMP domain-containing histidine kinase, translating into MAIRFSFRTKIILVFSFITIGLAMIMSRVSYYTVKEIYLSQLSDQLLLTTRIVMSRFSGQYLRYLNPLEKNTLAASYYADYLNEQQKTLQLESVSIFNVRMQTLISTDSLNGLGGVEPILLMHRTEIENLQKEQFAASLPFKGEDGRWYLWGFYRIDGSHWLYVRENADRMAGVEELSLIFWGIGLSGVTFTLIGGWFLARTLARPIDKLVHFSRELGKGEWETPVPQDIKGELASLSYAMHLMRENLVTRQKEKETILAHIAHEIRNPLGGIELFTGLIKEDIGNTQKNTEYIQKILDEIGGLKSLINNYLNFGRPSVANPENVVIADAVTEVLHVLQNMIKEKNITIQSQAEASMRFDKNHLRHILINVLTNAVQAVDPGGHISISFLRKGNENQLTISDDGPGIRQDTILTVFEPFFTTHSNGTGLGLAICKKLCEENGASISVKNNPAKGCTFMITTFGTHD; encoded by the coding sequence ATGGCTATCCGGTTTTCATTTAGAACGAAGATCATTCTTGTTTTCAGTTTTATCACGATAGGACTGGCGATGATCATGTCGCGGGTGAGTTATTATACGGTCAAGGAGATTTACCTGAGCCAACTTTCCGATCAATTGTTGTTGACCACGCGCATAGTCATGAGCCGATTTAGCGGACAATATCTTCGCTATTTGAATCCGCTGGAAAAAAATACGTTAGCTGCGTCGTACTATGCGGATTATTTGAATGAGCAGCAAAAAACTCTTCAACTTGAAAGCGTTTCTATTTTTAACGTTCGGATGCAAACACTAATTTCTACCGATAGCTTGAACGGGCTAGGTGGTGTCGAACCTATTCTGCTTATGCATAGAACGGAAATTGAAAATCTGCAAAAAGAACAATTTGCGGCGTCTCTTCCGTTTAAGGGCGAAGACGGGCGTTGGTATTTGTGGGGGTTTTACCGCATTGATGGGTCCCATTGGTTATACGTTCGTGAAAATGCAGATCGTATGGCCGGCGTGGAAGAATTATCACTGATATTCTGGGGCATTGGTTTGAGCGGAGTAACGTTTACGCTGATCGGCGGCTGGTTCCTCGCGCGCACGTTGGCGCGGCCTATTGACAAACTGGTTCATTTCAGCCGGGAACTTGGAAAAGGAGAGTGGGAAACGCCTGTTCCGCAGGATATTAAAGGTGAACTTGCGTCGCTTTCGTATGCGATGCATCTCATGCGCGAAAACCTGGTAACCCGTCAAAAGGAAAAAGAAACGATTTTAGCGCACATCGCTCATGAAATTCGCAATCCGCTCGGAGGTATTGAATTATTTACCGGATTGATAAAGGAGGATATAGGGAATACGCAAAAAAACACAGAGTATATTCAAAAAATATTGGATGAAATCGGTGGTTTGAAATCTTTGATCAATAATTATCTAAATTTCGGCAGGCCATCAGTTGCAAACCCTGAAAACGTAGTCATCGCCGATGCAGTTACCGAAGTATTGCATGTATTACAGAATATGATCAAAGAAAAAAATATAACTATCCAAAGCCAGGCTGAGGCGAGCATGCGGTTTGATAAAAACCATTTACGGCATATCTTGATCAATGTACTTACCAATGCCGTTCAAGCTGTTGATCCGGGCGGGCATATTTCCATTTCATTTCTTCGCAAGGGCAATGAAAACCAATTAACTATATCGGACGACGGCCCCGGAATCAGGCAAGATACGATCCTCACGGTCTTTGAACCTTTTTTTACAACGCATAGTAACGGAACGGGACTCGGACTTGCTATTTGTAAGAAATTATGTGAAGAAAACGGCGCGTCTATTTCAGTTAAAAATAATCCAGCTAAAGGATGCACTTTTATGATAACAACGTTTGGCACTCATGATTGA